In the Aythya fuligula isolate bAytFul2 chromosome 8, bAytFul2.pri, whole genome shotgun sequence genome, one interval contains:
- the LOC116492195 gene encoding vitellogenin-1-like → MRGLILTLLLTLVGSQHLNYQPDFSENKVYTYNHESILLSGLPEKGLARAGIRIKSKVEISGIGPKLCLIRIHSIEAAEYNGIWPTSSFSRSLKLTQALTGQLSNPIKFEYSSGHVGNLMAPDSVSDDSLNIYRGILNMLELSMKKMQHSYSLQEAGIGGICNTTYAIQENKRANLVYVTKSKDLNSCEEKVQVVTGSAYAHPCQTCQQGNKNSQATATYNYKIKYARNEAVITQADVEEIHQFAPFNEITGGNVIVEARQKLALIDVQKHMAEVPPKEFQKRGSLQYQFGSELLQLPIHLFKIKDVESQIEESLQDLVETTYEQLSSDAPAKALKLMHLFRAANEENYESVWKRFSNRPAYRRYFLDILPAVASHHALRFLRHKMEKQELTNWEVAQSVLVALHSSTPTRDVMEEATLIVKKHCPRSSTVIGKVCHLSYASLCYKQCSSSDSCSECLQLLHGFAGEALSKSNTEEISLALKALGNVGHPASIKHIKKFLPGYAAGASDLPLKVHTTAVMALKNIGMRDPKMVQAITLEIFLNHRIHPRVRMLAAVVLLETKPGLPILMTLADAVLKEPSMQVASFIYSHLRALGRSTAPDLQVMASACRMAVRALSPKFDRSGYQFSKVFRFSMFKEFLMSGLAAKYLVLNNAGSLIPTTAISHLRTHFLGRVADPFEVGITVEGLQEVFAKGYSPDRDWETDYDFREILKTLSDWKALPSDKPFASGYLKIFGQELFFGGLDKNTIQNALQAWYGPDEKIPSIKRLISNLQSGIGRQWTKALLSSEIRHIVPTCVGFPMETSFYYSSVTKVAGNVQAQITPSPRSDFRLTELLQANIRLRSKMSLSMAKDMTFVIGINTNMIQAGLEAHTKINAHVPVNVIATVQMKEKSIKAEIPPCKEETNLFTVRSKTFAVTRNIEDLAASKMTPVLQPEAVPDIMKMSFDSDSASGETDNIRDRQSVEDVSSGNSFSFGHSSSRKERFVQSVCSNASTFGLQVCIERKSVHAAFIKNVPLYYLVGEHALRMSFKPVYTETPIEKIQVSIQAGHQAPAKMIRLVTFDDPETQASSSKEAVKRVKKILDETVDDQGIRKSRSSSSSASSTSGSAESTKSSPSSSNSDNRASQGGTQINLKARQYKAKEKKFYPFGDSSSSSSSSSSSSSSSSSSSSSSSRSSSSSSKDSSSSSSKSSSSNSSKGSSSSSSKASGIRHQAKKQSKTTSFPHASAAEGERSVREQKQKTQSSSSSRSSSTGTTSSSESTGVSYHHSKYDRQGETKHDKSQFNSHSSYDLSTEWESHLPKVYRLRFRSAHNHWHPEQKRSSSSSSASSESGSSHSNSSNSSDSSNRRSHTGGTSSSSSSSHHHGVTAGHSSRRSHMSRGVSIHHNHDSSLTHERNFLGDVIPPGITIVAQAVRSDNRNQGYQATAYVRSDAAKVDVQLVVVQLAETNWKACADAVILPLKAQARLRWGKECRDYRIAAMATTGQLARKPAMQLKVQWGNLPSWIKKTSTTFMQYVPGAALMLGFSEAHQRNPSHEFIARAAATSPRTIDTVIKVPGVTLYYQGLRMPFTLPLGPSSSYNTQDITAWNVFPEIASQIAQEDQSTCEISGGNFKTFDHMSHTYSFNKSCNLIVAQDCTEHPRFIITTRKVDPQSFPREVHINTSSANITICPAANSSLLVACNEESVLLHSGDSEYEKGNIKIYKNGATVIVEAPTHGLKNVTFDGMILKVTVAAWMRGKTCGVCGNNDREKHNELLMPNHKLAHSSSAFVHSWVLLEETCSGGCKLQRSYVKLNRNPTIDGEESTCYSVDPVLKCMKDCTPIEKTSVKVGFHCFPKDTAVSLLEWQRSSDKKSASEDVVESVDADIDCTCTGDCS, encoded by the exons ATGAGGGGCTTGATATTAACCCTGCTTTTAACCCTGGTGG ggAGCCAGCATCTTAATTACC aacccgatttcagtgaaaacaagGTTTATACATATAACCATGAAAGTATACTTCTCAGTGGACTTCCAGAGAAAGGACTTGCAAGAGCTGGAATACGAATAAAAAGTAAAGTGGAAATTAGTGGTATTGGGCCAAAACTTTGTCTTATTAGG ATTCACTCGATCGAAGCAGCAGAGTACAATGGCATCTGGCCTACAAGTTCATTCTCTCGATCGCTGAAACTGACTCAGGCACTAACTGGACAACTTAGTAATCCCATCAAGTTTGAGTATAGCAGTGGCCACGTTGGAAAcctcatggctcctgattcTGTCTCAGATGACAGTCTGAATATCTACAGAGGGATTCTGAACATGCTGGAACTCAGTATGAAGAAGATGCAGCATTCATACAGTTTACAGGAG GCTGGGATCGGAGGTATTTGTAACACAACATATGCAATTCAAGAAAACAAGAGAGCAAACCTAGTCTATGTGACCAAATCCAAGGACCTGAACAGCTGTGAAGAGAAAGTCCAAGTGGTCACAGGTTCAGCATACGCTCATCCATGCCAGACCTGCCAGCAG gGAAACAAGAATTCCCAGGCAACTGCTACTtacaattacaaaattaaatatgcaCGTAATGAAGCTGTAATCACACAAGCTGATGTCGAGGAAATACACCAGTTTGCACCATTCAATGAGATAACAGGAGGAAATGTTATAGTGGAAGCAAG GCAGAAACTTGCCTTGATTGATGTGCAAAAGCACATGGCAGAGGTCCCACCAAAAGAATTCCAAAAACGTGGGTCACTTCAGTACCAGTTTGGCAGTGAATTGCTTCAGCTTCCCATCCacttattcaaaataaaagatgtgGAAAGCCAG ATAGAAGAAAGCCTGCAAGACCTAGTAGAGACCACATATGAACAGCTTTCCAGTGATGCACCAGCCAAAGCCCTCAAGCTTATGCACCTCTTCCGTGCTGCAAATGAGGAGAATTATGAATCAGTGTGGAAACGGTTCTCAAATCGACCAGCGTACAG GCGCTACTTTTTGGATATACTTCCTGCAGTGGCCAGTCACCATGCACTCAGGTTCTTGAGGCATAAAATGGAGAAACAGGAGCTCACCAACTGGGAAGTGGCTCAATCAGTGCTCGTGGCTCTGCACTCAAGCACACCAACTCGGGACGTGATGGAGGAAGCTACA CTCATCGTGAAAAAGCATTGTCCACGCTCAAGTACTGTAATTGGAAAGGTTTGCCATCTCAGCTATGCATCACTGTGCTACAAACAGTGCTCCTCATCAGACTCCTGCTCTGAATGTCTTCAG ctaCTCCATGGCTTTGCAGGAGAGGCACTGAGCAAGTctaacacagaagaaatttctctgGCCTTGAAAGCCCTTGGAAATGTGGGACATCCAGCCAGCATCAAGCACATCAAGAAATTTTTGCCTGGATATGCAGCTGGTGCCTCAGATCTGCCGCTCAAAGTCCATACGACTGCTGTGATGGCCCTGAAAAATATAGGCATGAGAGACCCAAAAATG gtcCAGGCTATCACCCTTGAGATTTtcctgaatcacagaattcatCCTCGGGTTCGAATGTTAGCTGCAGTGGTTTTGCTTGAAACCAAGCCAGGTCTTCCAATCCTGATGACATTAGCTGATGCTGTGCTGAAGGAACCTAGCATGCAAGTGGCAAGTTTCATCTACTCTCACCTGAGGGCCCTGGGTAGAAGCACAGCTCCAGATCTTCAAGTGAT ggcTTCTGCCTGCAGAATGGCTGTCAGAGCACTAAGTCCCAAATTTGACAGATCCGGATATCAGTTCAGCAAGGTTTTCCGCTTCAGTATGTTTAAAG AGTTCCTTATGAGTGGACTGGCAGCTAAATATTTGGTACTGAATAATGCAGGCAGCTTAATTCCAACAACAGCAATATCCCACCTGCGGACACATTTCCTTGGAAGAGTTGCTGATCCCTTTGAG GTGGGAATAACAGTTGAAGGACTGCAGGAGGTGTTTGCTAAAGGTTACTCTCCTGACAGGGACTGGGAGACTGACTATGACTTCAGGGAAATCCTGAAAACG CTCTCAGACTGGAAGGCACTCCCGAGCGACAAACCTTTTGCTTCAGGCTACTTGAAGATATTTGGCCAAGAGTTGTTTTTTGGTGGACTTGATAAAAACACCATCCAAAATGCATTGCAG GCATGGTATGGACCTGATGAAAAAATCCCTTCAATAAAGAGATTAATCAGTAACCTTCAAAGTGGCATAGGGAGGCAGTGGACCAAGGCTTTACTGTCCTCTGAGATCCGTCATATTGTGCCTACCTGTGTTGGGTTCCCAATGGAGACCAGCTTCTATTACTCTTCTGTCACAAAGGTGGCAGGAAATG TTCAAGCACAGATTACACCTTCTCCAAGGTCTGATTTCAGATTGACTGAGTTACTGCAAGCCAACATTAGGCTGCGATCCAAAATGAGTctaag CATGGCTAAGGATATGACCTTTGTAATTGGGATCAACACAAACATGATCCAGGCAGGGTTGGAAGCACACACCAAAATTAATGCTCATGTACCTGTGAATGTTATTGCCACTGTccagatgaaggaaaaaagtatcAAAGCTGAAATTCCTCCATGTAAAGAAGAGACTAACCTATTTACTGTAAG GTCTAAGACATTTGCTGTTACACGAAATATTGAAGATTTGGCTGCTAGTAAGATGACTCCAGTTCTTCAACCTGAAGCAGTGCCTGACATAATGAAGATGTCCTTCGATTCAGATTCTGCATCAGGCGAGACTGATAACATCAGG GACAGACAGTCTGTAGAAGATGTTTCATCAGGAAATTCCttctcctttggacactcttcTTCCCGGAAGGAGCGATTTGTTCAGTCTGTATGCTCCAATGCAAGTACATTTGGGCTTCAAGTGTGTATTGAGAGGAAGAGCGTACATGCAGCATTTATCAAAAATGTGCCTCTTTACTACTTAGTTGGAGAACATGCCCTTAGAATGAGCTTCAAGCCAG TTTACACAGAGACACCTATTGAAAAAATACAAGTCTCAATTCAAGCTGGGCACCAAGCTCCTGCAAAAATGATACGTTTAGTAACATTTGACGATCCAGAGACACAAGCATCTTCCAGCAAAGAGGCAGTCAAAAGAGTGAAGAAAATCCTTGATGAAACTGTTGATGACCAG GGAATAAGAAAATCCAGAAGCTCCTCAtccagtgccagcagcaccagtggAAGTGCTGAAAGTACAAAGAGCAGCCCATCCAGCAGCAACTCTGACAACAGAGCATCACAAGGAGGGACCCAGATAAATCTGAAAGCAAGACAGTATaaagccaaagaaaagaaattctacccctttggggacagcagcagcagtagcagcagcagcagcagcagtagcagcagcagcagcagcagtagcagcagcagtagcagaagcagcagcagcagtagcaaaGACAGTAGTAGCAGCAGTAGCAAGAGCAGTAGTAGCAACAGCAgcaaggggagcagcagcagtagcagcaaaGCGTCTGGTATAAGGCATCAGGCTAAGAAGCAGTCCAAGACCACATCATTTCCACATGCcagtgctgctgaaggagaaagaagtgtccgtgagcagaaacagaaaacgcagagtagcagcagcagcagaagctccAGCACTGGtaccaccagcagcagtgaaagCACTGGTGTTTCCTATCATCACAGCAAATATGACAGACAAGGTGAAACGAAACATGACAAGTCCCAATTTAACAGTCACAGTAGTTACGACTTATCTACCGAATGG GAAAGTCACCTGCCAAAAGTATACCGGCTCCGCTTCAGGTCTGCTCACAACCATTGG CATCCAGAACAGAAGAGATCCAGCAGCTCATCATCAGCCTCCTCGGAGTCAGGAAGCAgccacagcaacagcagcaacagcagtgacagcagcaacaGGAGAAGTCACACaggtggcaccagcagcagcagcagcagcagccaccaccacGGGGTAACAGCTGGGCACAGCTCAAGAAGAAGCCACATGAGCAGAGGAGTCAGCATTCACCATAACCATGATTCCAGCCTGACTCACGAG CGCAACTTCCTGGGAGACGTAATTCCACCTGGCATTACGATTGTGGCACAGGCAGTAAGGAGTGACAACAGAAATCAAGGTTATCAAGCTACAGCATATGTTCGTTCTGATGCTGCCAAAGTTGATGTGCAACTAGTTGTGGTTCAGCTGGCTGAAACCAATTGGAAAGCATGTGCTGATGCTGTAATACTACCTCTGAAAGCACAG GCTAGACTGAGATGGGGCAAGGAATGCCGGGACTACAGGATAGCAGCCATGGCTACCACAGGCCAACTGGCAAGGAAGCCAGCCATGCAGCTGAAGGTGCAGTGGGGAAATCTTCCATCCTGGATAAAAAAGACAAGCACAAC ATTCATGCAATATGTTCCTGGTGCAGCACTCATGTTGGGCTTCTCAGAGGCACATCAGAGAAATCCATCTCATGAATTTATAGCAAGGGCAGCTGCAACTTCTCCACGAACAATTGATACAGTAATTAAAGTTCCTGGG GTAACGCTCTACTATCAGGGACTCCGAATGCCATTCACTTTGCCCTTAGGGCCATCTTCATCTTATAACACTCAAGATATCACTGCCTGGAATGTCTTTCCTGAAATAGCTTCACAGATAGCACAAGAAGATCAAT ctaCATGTGAAATCAGCGGGGGAAATTTCAAAACGTTTGATCATATGAGCCATacatattctttcaataaaagcTGCAACCTGATAGTGGCCCAAGACTGTACTGAACACCCAAGATTCATCATTACTACAAGAAAGGTTGATCCCCAGTCTTTCCCAAGAGAGGTTCACATAAATACAAGCTCAGC CAACATCACAATCTGTCCTGCAGCAAATTCATCTCTCCTTGTGGCATGCAATGAAGAATCAGTACTATTACACAGTGGAGATTCTGAATATGAAAAAG gtaatattaaaatttataaaaatggaGCAACAGTTATTGTGGAAGCTCCAACACATGGACTGAAGAATGTAACTTTTGATGGAATGATCCTTAAG GTTACTGTTGCTGCATGGATGAGAGGCAAGACCTGTGGAGTTTGTGGAAATAATGACAGAGAAAAGCACAATGAACTCCTAATGCCAAATCATAAGCTGGCACacagctcttctgcttttgttcaTTCATGGGTATTACTAGAAGAAACCTGTTCTGGTG GGTGCAAACTGCAGCGCAGTTATGTGAAGCTGAATCGAAATCCTACTATTGATGGAGAGGAGTCTACATGCTATTCTGTTGACCCAGTACTGAAATGTATGAAAGACTGTACTCCAATAGAAAAAACTTCGGTTAAGGTTGGCTTCCACTGTTTCCCAAAAG